One genomic region from Bactrocera tryoni isolate S06 chromosome 3, CSIRO_BtryS06_freeze2, whole genome shotgun sequence encodes:
- the LOC120771507 gene encoding peptidyl-prolyl cis-trans isomerase Fkbp12, which yields MGVQVVPISPGDGSTFPKTGQVVSVHYTGTLDNGTKFDSSRDRNKPFKFTLGRGEVIRGWDEGVAQLSVGQRAKLICSPDYAYGSRGHPGVIPPNATLTFDVELLKVE from the exons ATGGGCGTGCAAGTAGTACCTATTTCTCCCGGTGATG GTAGTACATTCCCTAAAACTGGACAGGTGGTGTCTGTGCATTACACTGGAACATTAGACAATGGCACTAAGTTCGATTCTTCTCGTGACCGCAATAAGCCTTTCAAATTTACACTTGGCAGAGGTGAAGTAATTCGCGGTTGGGATGAAGGTGTTGCCCAGCTTTCTGTCGGTCAGCGCGCTAAACTCATCTGCTCGCCGGATTATGCCTACGGTAGTCGGGGACACCCAGGCGTTATTCCACCAAATGCTACTTTAACTTTTGATGTTGAATTATTAAAAGTCGAGTAA
- the LOC120771503 gene encoding uncharacterized protein LOC120771503 produces MEGVGNEVAASNETLMAATKSDVVKDAYLVTKDTFIVEHKEKRDNDSMPELNGTRDELRSVQLDALPDEILEFILTYLPPYRDLESCRLVCKRWNSVVKNLIRRSKLNLHKGLIDYRLRWEIFSQQTAANVVECKNITKNLAIPPSPPPVIAGRFSHSAVKHGNSMYVFGGGSSSDTTFNDLWRFDLSEMSWERPLSMGSYPSPKGSASIVCWGEQLVLFGGWRYPSLHPPYQPWCLFDELHFYDLNTNRWTLRITLSSPPPMAGHSASVHGDRMVIFGGYQIADGVNSNSNETWCLNLNELKWWQPRFMGNTKPPPRYGQFQLVLDEYHLLIVGGCGGPNSVYSDAWLLDMSQELWLWRAIPIRNKKYGATHMWCNPACKIGSKLVVLGPTPNMPQDFQMMKQMRVPVGAYRRPGGGGQGDGGVGGAAAEMPAPRYGAVQQHNQNNLFDRQRLLGGGIQMAVVQANPQPPIQRQQPQQQRLDNARLGGPDEQYFANRRAILQQNQQQQVNNIYNNNINGSHDNLQPRRGRLGNLHANSPANASAVEECNQNRPSCSNSASVPSPSPSPSASSSSGSRTNGTVSPRNGNEVIPAGNNSNDIEAAHRLQRNLALRCRDNEPLLPKRFDELYEDPFRMAAFNVQNRPRSVSKDHNERIRRMEEKMNALRNSRRSAMVGEPKAIKEPSPKRIKRNVLSLFVCDLSAAMDKDDPHLQWVEYKNYGVIPGAPERLILSTMVAGHGELILFGGVHKETLGEITHQVSNSVHFLSAPREII; encoded by the exons ATGGAAGGTGTTGGCAATGAAGTTGCGGCTTCAAATGAAACGCTAATGGCAGCAACAAAAAGTGACGTAGTGAAGGATGCGTATTTAGTCACCAAGGACACTTTCATTGTCGAACACAAAGAGAAAAGGGATAATGACTCAATGCCAGAATTAAATGGCACTCGAGACGAATTGCGTTCGGTCCAACTAGATGCTTTACCCGATGAGATACTTGAGTTCATACTTACCTATTTACCACCTTATAGAGATTTGGAAAGCTGCAGGCTCGTTTGTAAGCGTTGGAATTCAGTAGTAAAAA aTTTAATTCGGCGCTCGAAGTTAAACTTACATAAAGGATTAATTGATTATCGATTAAGATGGGAAATTTTTTCACAGCAGACCGCTGCGAATGTTGtagaatgtaaaaatataacaaagaaTTTGGCAATACCCCCTTCTCCGCCACCAGTTATCGCTGGACGATTTTCTCACTCAGCTGTAAAACATGGAAATTCTATGTACGTTTTTGGAGGGGGATCCTCCTCTGATACCACATTCAATGACTTGTGGCGCTTCGACTTGTCCGAAATGAGTTGGGAACGTCCGTTGTCAATGGGTTCCTATCCATCACCAAAAGGCAGCGCATCTATTGTCTGCTGGGGAGAGCAATTGGTGTTATTTGGCGGATGGCGATACCCATCTTTGCATCCACCATATCAACCTTGGTGTCTCTTcgatgaacttcatttctatgACTTGAACACTAATCGCTGGACATTACGCATTACTTTGTCGAGCCCCCCTCCTATGGCAGGACATTCTGCTAGTGTGCATGGTGATCGTATGGTTATTTTTGGTGGTTATCAAATTGCTGATGGTGTGAATAGTAACTCAAATGAAACATGGTGCTTGAATCTGAACGAGTTGAAATGGTGGCAACCTCGATTTATGGGTAATACAAAACCTCCACCACGCTATGGGCAGTTTCAATTGGTATTGGATGAGTATCACCTGTTGATTGTTGGTGGTTGTGGTGGTCCCAACAGTGTATACTCAGATGCTTGGCTTTTGGACATGTCACAAGAGTTATGGTTATGGCGTGCCATACCGATACGCAACAAAAAATACGGAGCTACACATATGTGGTGTAATCCTGCCTGTAAAATTGGCTCTAAATTGGTAGTGCTTGGCCCTACAccaaatatgccacaagacTTTCAAATGATGAAGCAGATGCGAGTGCCTGTTGGAGCGTACAGACGTCCGGGTGGTGGTGGACAAGGAGATGGTGGCGTAGGCGGTGCAGCTGCGGAAATGCCAGCACCCCGTTATGGTGCAGTCCAACAACACAATCAAAATAATCTCTTTGATAGGCAAAGACTTTTGGGTGGCGGCATACAAATGGCAGTCGTACAGGCAAATCCTcaacctcccatacaaagacaacaaccacagcaacaGAGACTTGACAATGCACGTTTAGGCGGACCTGACGAACAATATTTTGCCAACCGACGTGCAATTCtacaacaaaatcaacaacagcaagttaataatatatataataacaatattaatggTAGTCATGACAACCTTCAACCACGACGTGGTCGTCTTGGTAACTTGCATGCAAATTCACCAGCCAATGCAAGTGCTGTAGAGGAGTGTAACCAAAACCGTCCATCTTGTTCAAATTCTGCTTCTGTACCCTCGCCATCACCGTCGCCATCAGCATCAAGTTCATCCGGTTCTCGTACAAATGGTACCGTTTCGCCAAGAAACGGTAATGAGGTTATTCCAGCTGGTAATAACTCGAACGACATTGAAGCAGCGCACCGTTTACAGCGAAATTTAGCATTACGTTGCAGGGACAACGAACCATTATTGCCCAAACGTTTCGACGAATTGTATGAA GATCCGTTTCGTATGGCAGCGTTTAATGTGCAAAACCGGCCTCGTAGCGTTTCAAAAGATCATAATGAGCGCATACGTCGAATGGAGGAAAAGATGAATGCTTTAAGAAATTCAAGACGTAGTGCAATGGTGGGCGAACCTAAAGCTATCAAGGAGCCATCACCTAAGCGTATTAAACGAAACGTTCTGTCGTTATTCGTTTGTGATCTCTCGGCGGCAATGGATAAGGATGATCCCCATTTGCAATGGGTGGAGTATAAGAATTATGGTGTTATACCTGGAGCACCGGAAAGGTTGATACTTTCTACTATGGTTGCGGGACACGGTGAATTGATATTATTCGGAGGTGTACATAAAGAGACGCTTGGTGAGATAACGCATCAAGTTTCAAATTCGGTCCATTTCCTAAGCGCTCCGCGCGAAATAATTTAA
- the LOC120771506 gene encoding protein lin-37 homolog, with product MKTPPQRRKVQNDIHQARGRFRNVLNDTLAGSDDDGNASEEDLPHRGRPPKHLANTMQREIQSPRSSRHSSLSPGKYITPTKRRKREERESESIGMENDKSSSVQPTQKIQAESFVMKLFDRSLDLSKYTEQTALYPICRAWMANQPRNPNIRSYRDRRSPSPVERKSNAAEMLEQLQRGEIRNVKSMPAPKRTDLPKIPILSRDASSTKEIDDVVFGSKNLNKDELLDNHLIKWKTLKSSWLKQNSNYQKRYELNHLILQQLFKP from the coding sequence atgaaaactcCGCCGCAACGTAGAAAAGTACAAAATGATATTCATCAAGCCCGGGGACGTTTTAGAAATGTGCTAAACGACACATTGGCCGGTTCCGATGATGATGGGAACGCTAGTGAGGAAGATTTACCGCATCGTGGCCGACCACCGAAACATTTAGCTAATACAATGCAAAGGGAAATCCAGTCACCACGCAGCTCACGGCATAGCAGCTTGTCACCAGGAAAATATATAACACCAACAAAGCGCAGAAAGCGTGAAGAGCGAGAATCAGAGTCAATCGGAATGGAGAACGATAAGTCGTCATCGGTACAACCAACACAAAAAATACAAGCAGAGAGTTTTGTTATGAAATTGTTTGATCGTAGTCTTGATCTTTCAAAGTATACGGAACAAACTGCATTATATCCCATATGTCGTGCTTGGATGGCAAATCAACCACGTAATCCAAATATACGCAGCTATCGCGATAGACGTTCACCATCACCAGTTGAAAGGAAAAGTAATGCCGCTGAGATGCTTGAACAGTTACAAAGAGGTGAGATTCGGAACGTGAAGTCAATGCCAGCGCCTAAACGAACTGACCTGCCAAAAATACCCATACTGAGTCGTGATGCTTCAAGTACCAAAGAAATCGATGATGTAGTATTTGGAAGCAAGAATTTAAACAAGGATGAACTTTTGGATAATCATTTGATTAAGTGGAAGACGCTCAAATCCAGTTGGCTGAAACAGAACAGTAATTACCAGAAACGTTATGAACTCAACCATTTGATATTACAACAACTCTTCAAGCCGTAA